In a genomic window of Occallatibacter riparius:
- the cysD gene encoding sulfate adenylyltransferase subunit CysD, producing MPVVANDIQSSTPIVSDSSRLSHLRLLEAESIHILREVASEFERPVMLYSIGKDSSVMLRLAQKAFYPGPIPFPLLHIDTGFKFREMIAFRDDMARQVGAELLVWRNEPAIAAGTNPIALDTKRCCGLLKTQALLDGLRHYNFDAAFGGARRDEEKSRAKERIYSFRDGSGQWDPKNQRPELWNLYNARVHPGESIRVFPLSNWTEMDVWQYIHEEKIPVVDLYFAKERPMYVRPLSGGQEALLPIEQEFVAWPGEKPQMVKCRLRSLGCSPCTGAIRSDAETIPDIIAELISFRSSERANRVIDHDQEGSMEIKKREGYF from the coding sequence ATGCCGGTTGTCGCAAACGACATTCAGTCAAGCACTCCTATAGTTAGTGATTCTTCGCGCCTGAGCCACCTGCGGCTGCTTGAGGCGGAGAGCATTCATATTCTGCGCGAGGTCGCGTCGGAGTTCGAGCGGCCGGTGATGCTCTACTCCATCGGCAAGGACTCGTCCGTGATGCTGCGGCTGGCGCAGAAGGCGTTCTATCCGGGGCCGATTCCCTTCCCGCTCCTGCACATCGATACGGGATTCAAGTTTCGCGAGATGATCGCGTTCCGCGATGATATGGCGCGGCAGGTGGGTGCGGAATTGCTGGTGTGGCGCAACGAGCCGGCGATTGCCGCGGGGACGAATCCCATTGCGCTGGACACGAAGCGCTGCTGCGGACTGCTGAAGACGCAGGCGCTGCTCGATGGGCTGCGGCATTACAACTTTGACGCTGCATTTGGCGGAGCGCGGCGCGATGAGGAGAAGTCGCGCGCCAAGGAACGCATCTATTCGTTCCGCGACGGAAGCGGGCAGTGGGACCCGAAGAATCAGCGGCCGGAGCTGTGGAACCTCTACAACGCGCGCGTCCATCCGGGCGAGAGCATTCGCGTGTTTCCGCTGTCGAACTGGACCGAGATGGATGTGTGGCAGTACATCCACGAGGAGAAGATTCCGGTGGTGGATTTGTACTTCGCCAAGGAGCGGCCGATGTATGTGCGGCCGCTGAGCGGAGGACAAGAGGCGCTGCTGCCGATTGAGCAGGAGTTCGTGGCGTGGCCCGGTGAGAAGCCGCAGATGGTGAAGTGCCGGCTGCGTTCCCTGGGATGCTCGCCATGCACGGGCGCGATCCGCTCGGATGCGGAGACGATTCCCGACATCATTGCCGAGCTGATTTCGTTCCGCTCGTCGGAGCGGGCGAATCGAGTCATCGATCACGACCAGGAAGGTTCGATGGAGATCAAGAAGCGGGAGGGTTATTTCTAA
- a CDS encoding GH92 family glycosyl hydrolase gives MRSLFLRGCVWALVALWWLVGVAVPASSQSRAASPYDSVDTRIGTAGGGNTFPGATLPFGMVQWSPDTNQDAWYKYDEKTILGFSLTHISGAGCPVYGDFGVLPVTGELTTSPDKDLRAYEAAFDHAKEETHPGYYAVTLANGVRVELTVSDRAGIARFTFPEGVPARLLVNAGSSWAQIPSGSKDFKQNGIALNNGNEFSGFSRAGHFCGSDSHYIIYALGQFNKRFTKTAVWKDEELMRTADSALGKQTGAWLDFGNAREVILKVGVSFASNMGALNNLDGEIPAWDFDQVRAKARTTWSELLDRFAVEGGTDEQRKIYYTGVYHSFLSPNLFSDVDGRYIGFDKKVRTVSGKQKAQYANFSDWDIYRNTVQLQALFEPEREGDMMQSLVNDAEQGGQLPRWEAANDVTYVMGGDSPAPVIASSYAFGARDFDAKTALKWMVTKATQPKDNKERPFLENYLKLGYVTNDEDALSASRTLEYASDDFAISRMAESLGDKETANRFRNQSRNWKNLIDPETKWIRPRNADGTWLAEFDAEKSTPKRKDNVSSSDQAGFEEGNTWQYSFMVPFDYPALFDAMGGKDAATARLDRFFTKLRCWGEPCYNIENEPDFVVPYAYVWAGQPWKTQKVVTRIGATAFKATPDGIPGNDDLGATSGVYVWGALGMYPAVPGVGGVVLGTPMFAKAALKMTGGRTLEVTRHGDGVYVSSVKLNGERVANYWIPIAKLHTGLNRLEFSMQATPDTKPEMAAPPSF, from the coding sequence ATGCGCAGTCTTTTTTTGCGTGGATGTGTATGGGCCTTGGTTGCTCTCTGGTGGCTCGTTGGAGTTGCAGTTCCGGCATCGAGTCAATCACGTGCCGCCAGTCCGTATGACTCGGTTGATACGCGGATTGGCACGGCGGGCGGCGGCAATACGTTTCCCGGCGCGACGCTGCCGTTCGGCATGGTGCAGTGGAGTCCGGATACGAACCAGGATGCATGGTACAAGTACGACGAGAAGACGATTCTGGGTTTCTCGCTGACGCATATCAGCGGAGCGGGGTGTCCCGTGTATGGCGACTTCGGCGTGCTGCCGGTGACTGGCGAGTTGACGACGAGCCCGGACAAGGATTTGAGAGCCTATGAAGCGGCATTCGATCACGCGAAGGAAGAGACGCATCCGGGCTACTATGCAGTGACGCTGGCGAACGGCGTGCGGGTGGAGCTGACGGTGAGCGATCGCGCGGGCATTGCGCGGTTCACGTTTCCTGAGGGAGTGCCGGCGCGGCTGCTGGTGAATGCGGGATCGAGCTGGGCGCAGATCCCCTCGGGCTCGAAGGATTTCAAGCAAAACGGCATCGCGCTGAATAACGGTAACGAGTTCTCAGGATTCTCGCGGGCGGGACATTTCTGCGGGTCAGACTCGCACTACATCATCTATGCGCTCGGACAGTTCAATAAGCGGTTCACGAAAACGGCTGTATGGAAGGATGAAGAATTGATGCGGACGGCCGACTCGGCTCTGGGAAAGCAAACTGGCGCGTGGCTGGATTTTGGGAACGCGCGCGAAGTGATTCTGAAGGTTGGCGTCTCGTTTGCGAGCAACATGGGCGCGCTCAACAACCTGGATGGCGAGATCCCCGCGTGGGACTTCGACCAAGTGCGAGCTAAGGCAAGGACCACGTGGAGCGAACTGCTCGATCGCTTCGCGGTCGAAGGGGGCACCGACGAGCAACGGAAGATCTATTACACGGGCGTGTATCACTCGTTTCTGTCGCCGAATCTGTTCAGCGATGTGGATGGGCGGTATATCGGTTTCGACAAAAAAGTACGCACGGTCAGCGGGAAGCAGAAGGCGCAGTACGCAAACTTTTCCGACTGGGACATCTATCGCAATACGGTGCAGTTGCAGGCGCTGTTTGAGCCGGAGCGCGAGGGCGACATGATGCAGTCGCTGGTGAACGACGCGGAGCAGGGTGGGCAGCTTCCGCGATGGGAAGCGGCGAACGACGTGACGTACGTGATGGGCGGTGACTCGCCGGCGCCGGTGATTGCATCGTCGTACGCATTCGGAGCACGGGACTTCGACGCGAAGACCGCGCTGAAGTGGATGGTGACGAAGGCGACGCAGCCAAAGGACAACAAGGAGCGGCCGTTCCTTGAGAACTATCTGAAGCTGGGTTACGTGACCAACGACGAGGATGCGCTTTCTGCTTCGCGAACGCTCGAATATGCGAGTGATGACTTTGCGATCTCACGGATGGCTGAGTCGCTGGGCGACAAGGAGACGGCGAACCGCTTCAGAAATCAGTCGCGGAACTGGAAGAACCTGATCGATCCGGAAACGAAGTGGATCAGGCCGCGCAATGCCGATGGGACGTGGCTGGCCGAATTCGATGCGGAGAAATCGACCCCGAAGCGGAAAGACAATGTGAGTTCGTCGGATCAAGCCGGGTTCGAGGAAGGCAATACCTGGCAGTATTCGTTCATGGTGCCGTTCGACTACCCTGCGCTGTTCGATGCGATGGGTGGGAAGGATGCGGCGACGGCTCGGCTGGACAGGTTCTTCACCAAGCTGCGCTGCTGGGGCGAGCCCTGCTACAACATCGAGAACGAGCCTGACTTTGTGGTGCCCTATGCGTATGTGTGGGCGGGCCAGCCGTGGAAGACGCAGAAGGTTGTGACTCGCATCGGGGCCACGGCATTCAAGGCGACTCCGGATGGAATCCCCGGCAACGACGACCTGGGCGCGACGTCAGGCGTGTATGTGTGGGGCGCGCTGGGGATGTATCCGGCGGTGCCGGGCGTTGGCGGAGTTGTGCTGGGAACGCCGATGTTCGCGAAGGCCGCGCTGAAGATGACTGGCGGGCGGACGCTGGAGGTCACGCGGCATGGAGATGGGGTTTATGTGTCGAGCGTGAAGCTGAATGGAGAGCGCGTTGCGAATTACTGGATTCCGATTGCGAAGCTGCATACGGGATTGAACCGGCTGGAGTTTTCGATGCAGGCCACGCCCGATACAAAGCCGGAGATGGCTGCGCCGCCGTCATTTTGA